A window of the Haloarcula litorea genome harbors these coding sequences:
- a CDS encoding sodium:solute symporter family protein, translated as MVESTRTSIPMPENPSEQSDAVPAWRSRRADRFFLADRDVGWLTGSASLAATQMSAGTFVGTVGIHYAVGVSFFAIWPGIWLGWLVSLLFVAPHLRESGSVTVPDYLAARFDGDGAGGDRTRAIVGSIVAVVYLVYTAAQYVAGAVVLDVLLGVPQVWGTVSLAALAVGYTAVGGMRASVLTDAVQVVLMVGGAVAGVAVGLVRVGGLRTLLRRVEAVDAGLLGWGMPVTDVVGFALAFGLGIVVAPYEMNRVYAMSDGGAVRRAIAGSVAIQAVVAVSVVVLGLLARVTLPGLASPDAAVAELASALLGPVGGTLLLVGVLAAVLSTIDSVLLVSASAIAYDLYAGVVRPPGGVDALRLVGSDDVVVVARTATILAAVIPLGLAVRPGPLGGFVQLIVALYSALVGGTLFAPVLLGLYWRSATTAGATGGVVTGGVAVVAWHLLTDAGTALGPPLSALPPVLVGVVVSAATVVALSVGPVSRAG; from the coding sequence ATGGTAGAGTCCACACGAACATCGATTCCGATGCCGGAAAACCCCAGTGAGCAATCCGACGCCGTCCCCGCCTGGCGGTCACGACGGGCCGACCGGTTCTTCCTGGCCGACCGGGACGTCGGCTGGCTGACCGGGAGCGCCTCGCTGGCCGCGACCCAGATGAGCGCCGGGACGTTCGTCGGGACCGTCGGCATCCACTACGCCGTCGGGGTCAGTTTCTTCGCCATCTGGCCGGGCATCTGGCTCGGGTGGCTCGTCTCGCTGCTGTTCGTCGCGCCACACCTGCGGGAGTCGGGATCCGTGACGGTCCCGGATTACCTGGCGGCGCGGTTCGACGGCGACGGGGCGGGAGGCGACCGGACGCGAGCGATCGTCGGTTCGATCGTCGCCGTGGTCTACCTCGTGTACACCGCCGCACAGTACGTCGCCGGGGCCGTCGTCCTCGACGTGCTCCTGGGCGTCCCACAGGTCTGGGGAACCGTCTCCCTGGCGGCGCTCGCCGTCGGCTACACGGCGGTCGGCGGGATGCGGGCGAGCGTCCTCACGGACGCCGTCCAAGTGGTCCTGATGGTCGGCGGGGCCGTCGCCGGCGTCGCCGTCGGCCTGGTGCGAGTCGGCGGTCTCCGGACGCTCCTCCGCCGTGTGGAGGCCGTCGACGCCGGCCTGCTCGGGTGGGGGATGCCGGTCACGGACGTCGTCGGGTTCGCGCTCGCGTTCGGGCTCGGCATCGTCGTCGCCCCCTACGAGATGAACCGCGTGTACGCGATGTCCGACGGCGGGGCCGTCAGGCGAGCCATCGCCGGCTCCGTCGCCATCCAGGCCGTCGTGGCCGTCTCGGTCGTCGTGCTCGGCCTGCTGGCCCGCGTCACGCTCCCGGGGCTGGCCTCGCCGGACGCCGCCGTCGCGGAACTGGCGTCGGCACTCCTGGGACCGGTCGGCGGGACGCTCCTGCTCGTCGGCGTCCTCGCGGCGGTCCTCAGCACCATCGACTCCGTGTTGCTCGTCTCGGCGTCGGCCATCGCCTACGACCTCTACGCGGGGGTCGTCCGCCCGCCCGGGGGCGTCGACGCCCTCCGGCTGGTCGGTTCGGACGACGTGGTCGTCGTCGCGCGGACGGCGACGATCCTCGCGGCGGTGATCCCGCTGGGACTCGCGGTCCGGCCGGGACCGCTGGGCGGGTTCGTCCAACTGATCGTCGCGCTGTACTCCGCGCTCGTCGGCGGGACGCTGTTCGCACCCGTGTTGCTCGGGCTCTACTGGCGGTCGGCGACGACGGCGGGCGCGACCGGCGGCGTCGTCACCGGCGGCGTCGCAGTGGTCGCCTGGCACCTCCTGACCGACGCCGGGACGGCGCTCGGACCGCCGCTGTCGGCGCTGCCGCCGGTCCTCGTCGGCGTGGTCGTCAGTGCGGCCACCGTCGTCGCGCTCTCGGTGGGGCCGGTGTCCCGGGCGGGCTGA
- a CDS encoding radical SAM protein, whose amino-acid sequence MTDPETLDVTIVDGYVDEPAHFGVPPYVSTYPRYAAGALVDAGVPRERITYHTIDGLRDERRRWRDVEEADLLVYVGGMTVPGKYVGGTPAEPDEVRELAWTADGTSLMGGPVRFGVGEANEGASETARDDLDFDFLAMADVEAAVYDLVESGLEGFNDRYRSVEEETRWARRGAFVVEQHPNHPDYLICELETSRGCPYRCSFCTEPMYGDPDFRPPESVVDEVDALSDRGVAHFRLGRQADILAYGGDGEAPNPDALRRLYGGIREVAPDLETLHLDNMNPITVVKWPEKAREGIRIIAEHNTPGDTAAFGLESADPEVMSDNNLNVTADECFEAVKIVNEVAGWRPGGDRDTAPNFGDDAARRLPKLLPGINLVHGLKGERRETFEHNKRFLQRVYDEGLMLRRVNIRQVMAFEGTDMAETGADIAKDHKQLFKQYKREVREEIDNPMLQRVAPPGTVLPDVHLEYHQDGKTFGRQLGTYPLLVGIPGERELGRTVDVAVTDHGYRSVTGVPYPLDVNSASMAELQAVPGIGRSRAGDILVGRPYESAGEVGDDLRRFVTAKSAENAD is encoded by the coding sequence ATGACCGACCCCGAGACGCTCGACGTGACCATCGTCGACGGCTACGTCGACGAACCGGCCCACTTCGGGGTTCCGCCGTACGTCTCGACGTACCCGCGGTACGCCGCGGGCGCGCTGGTCGACGCCGGCGTCCCCCGCGAGCGGATCACCTACCACACTATCGACGGCCTCCGCGACGAGCGCCGCCGCTGGCGCGACGTCGAAGAGGCCGACCTCCTGGTGTACGTCGGCGGGATGACCGTCCCCGGCAAGTACGTCGGTGGAACCCCCGCCGAGCCCGACGAGGTGCGCGAACTCGCCTGGACCGCCGACGGCACCTCGCTGATGGGCGGGCCGGTCCGCTTCGGCGTCGGCGAGGCAAACGAGGGCGCGAGCGAGACGGCGCGGGACGACCTGGACTTCGACTTCCTCGCGATGGCCGACGTGGAAGCGGCCGTCTACGACCTCGTGGAGTCAGGGCTGGAGGGGTTCAACGACCGCTACCGCTCCGTCGAGGAGGAGACCCGCTGGGCGCGCCGCGGTGCCTTCGTCGTCGAACAGCACCCGAACCACCCGGACTACCTCATCTGCGAGCTGGAGACCTCCCGTGGCTGTCCGTACCGCTGTTCGTTCTGCACGGAGCCGATGTACGGCGACCCGGACTTCCGGCCGCCCGAGAGCGTCGTCGACGAGGTCGACGCCCTCTCGGACCGCGGCGTCGCCCACTTCCGGCTGGGCCGACAGGCCGACATCCTCGCCTACGGCGGCGACGGCGAGGCTCCGAACCCGGACGCCCTGCGCCGGCTCTACGGCGGCATCCGCGAGGTCGCGCCGGACCTGGAGACGCTGCACCTCGACAACATGAACCCAATCACGGTCGTGAAGTGGCCGGAGAAGGCCCGCGAGGGCATCCGGATCATCGCCGAGCACAACACGCCCGGCGACACGGCCGCGTTCGGGCTGGAGTCGGCAGACCCCGAGGTGATGAGCGACAACAACCTCAACGTCACCGCCGACGAGTGCTTCGAGGCGGTGAAGATCGTCAACGAGGTGGCTGGGTGGCGGCCCGGGGGCGACCGCGACACCGCTCCCAACTTCGGCGACGACGCCGCCCGACGGCTGCCGAAACTCCTGCCGGGCATCAACCTCGTCCACGGCCTGAAGGGCGAGCGCCGGGAGACCTTCGAGCACAACAAGCGGTTCCTCCAGCGCGTCTACGACGAGGGCCTGATGCTCCGGCGGGTGAACATCCGCCAGGTGATGGCCTTCGAGGGGACCGATATGGCCGAGACGGGGGCGGACATCGCGAAGGACCACAAGCAGCTGTTCAAGCAGTACAAGCGGGAGGTCCGCGAGGAGATCGACAACCCGATGCTCCAGCGGGTCGCGCCGCCCGGGACCGTCCTGCCGGACGTCCACCTAGAGTACCACCAGGACGGCAAGACGTTCGGCCGGCAGCTGGGGACCTACCCCCTGCTGGTGGGCATCCCCGGCGAGCGCGAACTCGGCCGGACCGTCGACGTCGCCGTCACCGACCACGGCTACCGCTCGGTGACCGGCGTCCCCTATCCGCTCGACGTGAACTCGGCGTCGATGGCCGAGCTCCAGGCCGTCCCGGGGATCGGCCGCTCGCGGGCCGGCGACATCCTGGTGGGACGACCGTACGAGTCGGCCGGCGAAGTGGGGGATGATCTCCGGCGGTTCGTGACCGCGAAGTCGGCAGAGAACGCGGACTGA
- a CDS encoding DUF4112 domain-containing protein — translation MEVDTDALPADADERAVERIRVVATVLDDGIELPGLGFRVGLDPLVGLLPVAGDLLTALCSLYVVVEAYRLGVSTPTLARMCLNILLDLFAGSVPLVGDAFDAVWKANVRNVDLAVAELAAD, via the coding sequence ATGGAAGTCGACACCGACGCGCTCCCGGCCGACGCCGACGAGCGCGCCGTCGAACGGATACGGGTCGTCGCGACGGTGCTCGACGACGGCATCGAACTCCCCGGACTGGGGTTCAGGGTCGGTCTCGACCCGCTGGTCGGGCTGCTCCCGGTCGCGGGGGACCTGTTGACCGCGCTCTGCTCGCTGTACGTCGTCGTCGAGGCCTATCGGCTGGGCGTGTCGACGCCGACGCTGGCCCGGATGTGCCTCAACATCCTGTTGGACCTGTTCGCGGGGAGCGTCCCGCTGGTCGGGGACGCCTTCGACGCCGTCTGGAAGGCCAACGTCCGCAACGTCGACCTCGCGGTGGCCGAACTGGCCGCGGACTGA
- a CDS encoding response regulator, with product MSSPSEGVHVLCVDDDDALRALLTDMLERVDDRLAVDGVGDSAAVLSHLESGTQYDCVVCDFDMPHRTGLDVLDEIRESFPDLPFILYTGKGSEEIASEAISAGVTDYLQKGSGREHYELLANRIGEYADRYRADRQQALIQERYECLVEQSVVGIGLSQDRVFEYVNPKFAQLFGYRPEELVGVSVLDLIDESDRNRVRRAIEARESEEIERVHYVVTAERKSGERFDVEVSGSRVTYDGEPAVLGVVQPAGQDIAEQPRASAEGGEQAGRVDLAARCRRAWSEYDRSDDDLVVREAITVVANAATVDALFTQLLSGWTEVDRPLSMTLSADDGGFEVVVDPAEEPDRIEPPPDPPALGRTAELLGWDVLIASTDRGGFRYAFREVTVVE from the coding sequence ATGTCAAGCCCGTCAGAGGGAGTGCACGTCCTCTGTGTCGACGACGACGACGCGCTCCGGGCGCTCCTGACGGACATGCTCGAACGCGTCGACGATCGGCTGGCGGTCGACGGCGTCGGCGACTCGGCGGCGGTGCTGTCCCACCTCGAGTCGGGGACCCAGTACGACTGTGTCGTCTGTGACTTCGATATGCCACACCGGACCGGGCTCGACGTCCTCGACGAGATCCGGGAGTCGTTCCCGGACCTGCCGTTCATCCTCTACACGGGCAAGGGAAGCGAGGAGATCGCCAGCGAGGCCATCTCCGCCGGCGTCACGGACTACCTCCAGAAGGGGTCCGGGAGGGAACACTACGAACTCCTCGCGAACCGCATCGGCGAGTACGCCGACCGCTACCGTGCCGACCGACAGCAGGCACTGATACAGGAGCGCTACGAGTGTCTCGTCGAGCAGTCCGTCGTCGGCATCGGGCTCTCGCAGGACAGGGTCTTCGAGTACGTGAACCCGAAGTTCGCGCAGCTGTTCGGCTACCGGCCGGAAGAGCTCGTCGGCGTGTCGGTACTGGATCTCATCGATGAGTCGGACCGGAACCGCGTCCGGCGGGCGATCGAGGCGCGCGAGAGCGAGGAGATCGAGCGGGTCCACTACGTCGTCACCGCCGAGCGGAAGAGCGGCGAGCGGTTCGACGTCGAAGTCAGCGGGAGTCGGGTCACCTACGACGGCGAGCCGGCGGTCCTCGGCGTCGTCCAGCCGGCCGGACAGGACATCGCCGAGCAGCCACGGGCGTCCGCCGAGGGGGGCGAACAGGCCGGCCGTGTCGACCTCGCGGCCCGCTGTCGCCGAGCGTGGAGCGAGTACGACCGCTCCGACGACGACCTGGTCGTGCGGGAGGCGATCACGGTCGTCGCGAACGCGGCGACGGTCGACGCCCTGTTCACGCAACTGCTGAGCGGGTGGACCGAGGTGGACCGGCCGCTGTCGATGACGCTCAGTGCCGACGACGGGGGGTTCGAGGTCGTCGTCGACCCGGCCGAGGAGCCGGATCGCATCGAGCCGCCTCCCGACCCGCCCGCGCTCGGGCGGACGGCGGAACTCCTGGGGTGGGACGTGCTCATCGCCTCGACGGATCGGGGCGGGTTCCGATACGCGTTCCGCGAGGTCACGGTCGTCGAGTGA
- a CDS encoding ABC transporter ATP-binding protein encodes MTDEHGGFEGVRDNVDGHPMVSLVGYATPYWVRLLAGVLSAFLTRFARLVPPIVVAAAIDRVVLSSGEPGLLTAVGLLPPGRIAGEAAKLALLRRLVVIAAVAYLVRSVTRFTSRYLLQSTAQKIQRDLRDDTYDHLQHLSMDFFANHQTGGMMSILNSDINRLESFLNTEFRQLIRVVATVGGIAVVLWWHSPKLALIALAPVPIIGVASGYFLSWIEPRYRSIRRTVSRLNTRLENNLSGAPVIKAFDRYEFENERVREQSQIYHDEKVGALRIRRAFFAGLRLLTGVVFVGILYVAGMDFVTSAEGEAALRTGTFALFFLYLRRLYSPMRRVGKSANKYQLAKSSAERVFGLLGREPTVTDPADPYEPDDVEGSVTFEGVTFGYGDGETVLDDVSLDVPAGATVGLAGPTGAGKSTLLKLVPRFHDVDEGRVAVDGVDVREYGLQSLRDDVAVVEQQPYLFSGTVAENVAYGDRDVLDGEKRGDEAARERVREAARAAEAHAFVEDLPEGYDTQIGERGIKLSGGQRQRVAIARALLNDPEIIIFDEATSDVDTETEERIQASIEQLVEDRTAFVIAHRLSTIRDADRIVVLDDGKIAERGTHEELVAAGGDYADLWDAQADEQAVTADD; translated from the coding sequence ATGACCGACGAACACGGCGGGTTCGAGGGGGTCCGCGACAACGTCGACGGCCACCCGATGGTCAGCCTCGTCGGCTACGCCACCCCCTACTGGGTCCGGCTGCTGGCCGGCGTGCTGTCGGCGTTCCTGACCCGCTTCGCCCGTCTCGTCCCGCCCATCGTCGTCGCCGCCGCCATCGACAGGGTGGTCCTCAGCAGCGGCGAGCCCGGCCTGCTGACGGCCGTCGGTCTGCTCCCCCCGGGACGGATCGCCGGCGAGGCCGCGAAGCTCGCTCTCCTCCGCCGGCTGGTCGTCATCGCCGCCGTCGCCTACCTCGTCCGGTCGGTGACCCGCTTCACCTCGCGCTATCTCCTCCAGTCGACGGCCCAGAAGATCCAGCGGGACCTCCGGGACGACACCTACGACCACCTCCAGCACCTCTCGATGGACTTCTTCGCGAACCACCAGACCGGCGGGATGATGTCCATCCTCAACAGCGACATCAACCGCCTGGAGTCGTTTCTCAACACGGAGTTCCGGCAGCTGATCCGGGTCGTCGCCACCGTCGGCGGCATCGCCGTCGTGCTGTGGTGGCACTCCCCGAAACTGGCGCTGATCGCGCTCGCGCCGGTCCCGATCATCGGCGTCGCCAGCGGCTACTTCCTCTCCTGGATCGAGCCCCGGTACCGCTCGATCCGCCGGACCGTCTCGCGGCTCAACACCCGCCTGGAGAACAACCTCAGCGGCGCGCCGGTCATCAAGGCCTTCGACCGCTACGAGTTCGAGAACGAGCGGGTCCGCGAGCAGAGTCAGATCTACCACGACGAGAAGGTCGGCGCGCTGCGCATCCGACGGGCCTTCTTCGCCGGCCTGCGCCTGCTGACCGGCGTCGTCTTCGTCGGCATCCTCTACGTCGCCGGAATGGACTTCGTCACCAGCGCCGAGGGCGAGGCGGCCCTTCGGACCGGGACGTTCGCGCTGTTCTTCCTCTACCTCCGGCGGCTCTACTCGCCGATGCGCCGGGTCGGGAAGTCAGCGAACAAGTACCAGCTCGCCAAGTCCAGCGCCGAGCGGGTGTTCGGCCTGCTCGGTCGCGAGCCGACCGTCACCGACCCCGCGGACCCGTACGAGCCCGACGACGTCGAGGGGAGCGTCACCTTCGAGGGCGTGACCTTCGGCTACGGCGACGGGGAGACGGTCCTCGACGACGTGTCGCTGGACGTGCCCGCCGGCGCGACGGTCGGGCTGGCGGGGCCGACGGGGGCCGGGAAGTCGACGCTGCTGAAGCTCGTCCCGCGGTTCCACGACGTGGACGAGGGTCGGGTGGCGGTCGACGGGGTCGACGTTCGCGAGTACGGCCTCCAGTCGCTGCGGGACGACGTGGCCGTCGTCGAGCAACAGCCGTACCTCTTCTCCGGGACGGTCGCGGAGAACGTCGCCTACGGCGACCGCGACGTGCTGGACGGCGAGAAGCGCGGCGACGAGGCCGCCCGGGAGCGGGTCCGGGAGGCCGCCCGCGCCGCCGAGGCCCACGCATTCGTCGAGGACCTGCCCGAGGGCTACGACACCCAGATCGGCGAGCGCGGCATCAAGCTCTCGGGCGGCCAGCGCCAGCGGGTCGCCATCGCCCGCGCGCTGCTGAACGACCCCGAGATCATCATCTTCGACGAGGCCACCAGCGACGTCGACACCGAGACCGAGGAGCGCATCCAGGCCAGCATCGAGCAGCTGGTCGAGGACCGCACCGCCTTCGTCATCGCCCACCGGCTCTCGACCATCCGGGACGCCGACCGCATCGTCGTGCTGGACGACGGCAAGATCGCCGAGCGCGGCACTCACGAGGAGCTGGTCGCGGCCGGCGGCGACTACGCCGACCTCTGGGACGCGCAGGCCGACGAGCAGGCCGTCACGGCCGACGATTGA